A region of Nostoc sp. 'Peltigera membranacea cyanobiont' N6 DNA encodes the following proteins:
- a CDS encoding ParM/StbA family protein — protein MSNIHTLQKIFPAGFDNGYGSLKLLVDGFEVVRVPSYITNAEMEDVPGRVVFNGTAYTVGESAYRTGNYFDRNTDNNENKVNNALLTLFGALAHLPHRKAWHLKLVVSLHDVALASELQKVLNGEYQPILAGKQSDVKVEVLKVVLEGMGALFGHPLPKKLTILDFGNGTTLYSRYNRGQREVHTAYPIGVEVLIDDISQKMKHLNGGKIGDPSIIRFCLEMGHTRYSRDIDIKDIYSASLKDWYEKYLKKVVNLTLDAKHQGDEIWAIGGGCLLPGFKKLLEKNGFKILDNPVEANVFGLLEMAKAISSKNPASTSLKL, from the coding sequence TCGATAACGGTTACGGAAGTCTCAAACTTTTAGTCGATGGGTTTGAAGTAGTTCGTGTCCCCAGCTATATAACCAATGCCGAGATGGAAGATGTTCCAGGACGTGTAGTTTTCAACGGCACTGCTTATACAGTCGGAGAATCAGCTTACCGGACAGGAAATTATTTTGACCGAAACACCGATAATAATGAAAACAAAGTCAATAATGCGTTGTTGACTTTGTTCGGTGCATTGGCACATCTACCACATCGTAAGGCTTGGCACTTAAAATTAGTCGTCAGTTTACATGATGTTGCTCTGGCATCAGAACTACAAAAAGTACTCAATGGGGAATATCAGCCGATACTTGCTGGCAAACAATCAGACGTGAAAGTAGAAGTGCTGAAAGTTGTGCTAGAGGGGATGGGTGCATTGTTTGGACATCCACTGCCAAAAAAATTAACCATTTTAGACTTTGGCAATGGAACAACCCTGTATTCTCGTTACAACCGAGGTCAACGAGAAGTTCATACCGCCTACCCCATTGGTGTAGAAGTTCTCATCGATGATATCTCCCAAAAAATGAAACATTTGAATGGCGGAAAAATCGGAGATCCTTCCATTATCCGATTTTGTCTGGAAATGGGGCATACCCGATACAGCCGTGACATCGATATCAAAGATATATACAGTGCTTCTTTAAAAGATTGGTATGAAAAATACTTAAAGAAAGTGGTGAATCTGACACTGGATGCCAAGCACCAAGGAGATGAAATCTGGGCGATAGGTGGAGGCTGCCTGTTACCAGGATTTAAGAAGCTGTTGGAGAAAAACGGCTTCAAAATACTGGACAACCCGGTGGAAGCTAATGTCTTTGGGCTTTTAGAAATGGCAAAAGCCATCAGCAGTAAGAATCCAGCATCTACATCTCTTAAGTTATAA
- a CDS encoding DUF1003 domain-containing protein, whose protein sequence is MKLGGMNEEEFEYYEDNNPALSKIIQRNIRTLIRLRLQAANKRNLQDRIADMITSFSGHIVFVYVHIVWFGAWIVLNTGRIGVHPFDPFPYGLLTMVVSLEAIFLSTFVLISQNRLSEESEYRTNLNLQIALLTEHEVTRVLQMLDAIQDKMGIDNDEDSELADLEMETKPEDVLTEIERLQQLALKRKKLIKRNSR, encoded by the coding sequence ATGAAGCTTGGTGGCATGAATGAGGAGGAATTTGAATATTATGAAGACAATAATCCAGCACTGTCTAAAATCATACAGCGTAACATTCGGACTCTGATTCGCCTTCGACTTCAGGCTGCTAATAAACGAAATCTACAAGACCGAATTGCGGATATGATTACCTCTTTTTCAGGACATATAGTTTTTGTTTACGTACATATAGTCTGGTTTGGAGCTTGGATTGTTTTGAACACAGGAAGAATCGGCGTGCATCCGTTCGATCCATTCCCCTACGGACTATTGACAATGGTAGTATCTCTGGAAGCAATTTTTCTGTCAACATTTGTGTTAATTAGTCAAAACCGTCTGAGTGAAGAAAGTGAGTATCGAACAAACTTAAATTTACAAATTGCACTACTGACAGAGCATGAAGTCACACGAGTATTACAAATGCTTGATGCGATTCAAGACAAAATGGGCATTGATAATGATGAAGACAGTGAACTTGCCGATTTAGAAATGGAAACCAAGCCCGAAGATGTACTAACTGAAATTGAGCGGCTTCAGCAGTTAGCACTGAAGAGAAAAAAGCTGATTAAACGTAATTCTAGATAA
- a CDS encoding ParM/StbA family protein, which yields MLSLDPGTSMTKMVYRVSLEMSSKPELLCMEPELVKISRDSLSLYESGQINRPNPENEAWIELNGEYYAVGFLAQKYFEARINFLELKYENAIPKTLAAVGAIAIREGLKSNLDLSLGLLLPYGEWEDRERLEMGLTKALSSFSFRGQQFCVNLISFQCLPEGGGLVLTRSKKLGTDFNKVNIAVVMLGFRDISAVIFERGISTGKTEGLGLAWMLERIKSRTSGQNLHDLLKAVHLSGSALKPRYFNTLARSKNAEFKAEEVAQIVEVAELSRKEYWNKVSIWLSMNIPVDIQQVIIGGGTSEYLVAELKNLFTYTEISWAAELEEDVRLAFNLPIKKDALCLRFTDVYGLFRYQNATSAISNHRAS from the coding sequence ATGTTGAGCCTTGACCCAGGAACTTCAATGACGAAGATGGTTTATCGTGTTTCTTTGGAGATGTCTTCTAAACCAGAATTGCTGTGTATGGAGCCAGAGTTAGTTAAGATTTCTAGAGACTCGCTCTCTTTATATGAGTCTGGGCAAATTAATCGGCCGAATCCAGAGAATGAGGCTTGGATAGAGTTAAACGGAGAGTATTATGCGGTTGGGTTTTTGGCCCAAAAGTATTTTGAAGCGCGAATCAATTTTTTAGAACTCAAGTATGAGAACGCGATTCCAAAAACTTTGGCAGCAGTAGGGGCAATAGCGATTAGAGAAGGATTGAAGTCCAACCTTGATTTATCGTTGGGACTGCTGTTGCCTTATGGGGAGTGGGAAGACAGGGAAAGATTGGAGATGGGTTTAACCAAGGCACTGTCTAGCTTTAGCTTTCGAGGTCAACAATTTTGTGTAAATCTGATCAGCTTTCAGTGTTTGCCGGAGGGTGGGGGACTGGTATTGACGCGAAGTAAAAAACTCGGCACAGACTTTAATAAAGTGAACATTGCTGTGGTGATGCTGGGTTTTCGGGATATATCAGCCGTAATCTTTGAGCGGGGTATATCAACTGGAAAAACAGAAGGTTTGGGTTTAGCCTGGATGCTGGAGAGAATCAAAAGCCGAACATCAGGACAGAACTTACATGATTTGTTAAAGGCTGTTCATCTATCAGGTTCAGCGTTAAAACCGAGATACTTTAACACCTTGGCTCGGAGTAAGAATGCTGAGTTTAAAGCTGAGGAAGTAGCACAAATTGTTGAAGTAGCGGAGTTGTCTCGGAAAGAATACTGGAATAAAGTATCTATTTGGCTGAGTATGAATATTCCTGTTGATATTCAGCAAGTAATTATTGGTGGGGGAACATCGGAATATTTAGTTGCTGAGTTGAAAAACTTATTTACTTATACCGAGATTTCATGGGCGGCAGAATTAGAAGAGGATGTGCGTTTGGCTTTTAACCTGCCGATTAAAAAAGATGCCTTGTGCTTACGTTTCACGGATGTATACGGATTATTCCGTTATCAAAACGCTACATCAGCTATTTCAAACCATCGTGCGTCCTAG
- a CDS encoding ABC transporter ATP-binding protein — MNYLRLKNITKRFGSFIANDNINLSVASGTIHAILGENGAGKSTLMNIISGLYQPDAGEIYLQEQSIKITSPNKAIKLGIGMIYQHFMLVPKLTVTENIILGMEKTWRLNLQDKQQEIAALSQAYGLEIDPTAKVENLSVGAQQRVEILKVLYRRVKLLILDEPTAVLTPPEVESLIAILRQLAAAGNTIIFISHKLEEVMNLCDSVTVLRQGKVVATISTSAATPQQLATLMVGREVSLQLNKSHTLPGEIILSVQNLQVADERNIPAVNNVSFELRAGEILGIAGVDGNGQRELADAIALVRTIKQGKIEFTPKHSSVGYIPEDRQTMGLVLQFSIAQNLILKAFKYLPFCRRFLLQPEAIANRAQAAMQEFDIRANGKDILVSQLSGGNQQKVVLARELAQTPALIIAMQPTRGLDVGATVAVQSRILTERDCGAAILYISTELEEVMAMSDRIAVIYRGEFLAILDAATAKVEEIGFLMAGGVNQ, encoded by the coding sequence ATGAACTATTTACGCTTAAAGAATATTACCAAACGCTTTGGGTCTTTTATTGCTAACGATAATATCAATCTCTCTGTTGCATCTGGAACCATTCATGCAATACTAGGCGAAAATGGTGCAGGTAAGAGTACTTTAATGAATATTATTAGTGGACTCTATCAACCTGATGCTGGGGAGATTTATCTTCAAGAACAATCAATAAAAATTACTTCACCAAATAAGGCAATTAAATTAGGGATTGGCATGATTTACCAACACTTCATGCTTGTACCGAAATTGACTGTTACAGAAAATATCATCTTAGGGATGGAGAAAACTTGGCGGCTAAATTTACAAGATAAACAGCAAGAAATTGCCGCATTATCCCAAGCTTATGGATTAGAAATTGACCCCACTGCCAAAGTTGAAAATTTATCTGTTGGGGCACAACAACGGGTAGAAATTCTCAAAGTTCTCTACCGTCGAGTAAAGTTGTTGATTCTTGATGAACCTACAGCAGTTTTGACACCGCCAGAAGTAGAATCATTAATTGCTATCTTGCGACAATTGGCAGCCGCAGGTAACACAATCATTTTTATCAGTCATAAATTAGAAGAGGTAATGAATCTCTGTGATTCAGTAACAGTTTTGCGCCAGGGAAAGGTAGTAGCAACAATATCAACTTCAGCAGCTACACCTCAGCAGTTAGCAACATTAATGGTAGGACGGGAGGTAAGTTTACAGTTAAATAAAAGTCATACATTACCAGGAGAAATCATCCTATCGGTGCAAAATTTACAAGTTGCTGATGAAAGAAATATTCCGGCTGTAAATAATGTATCTTTTGAACTGCGGGCGGGAGAAATTTTAGGAATTGCTGGTGTCGATGGGAATGGGCAGCGAGAATTAGCTGATGCCATTGCTCTTGTGCGGACTATTAAGCAGGGTAAAATTGAGTTTACGCCCAAGCATTCCTCAGTCGGCTACATTCCAGAAGATAGGCAGACAATGGGATTGGTGTTGCAATTTAGCATCGCCCAAAATTTGATTTTAAAAGCTTTTAAATATCTGCCATTTTGTCGCCGTTTTTTGTTACAACCAGAAGCGATCGCTAATCGTGCCCAAGCTGCAATGCAAGAGTTTGACATTCGGGCGAATGGGAAAGATATCTTGGTAAGTCAGCTTTCGGGAGGAAATCAACAAAAAGTGGTGTTAGCGCGAGAACTGGCGCAAACACCAGCTTTAATTATCGCTATGCAACCCACAAGGGGGTTAGATGTCGGGGCGACAGTAGCCGTCCAGTCTCGAATCTTAACAGAACGCGATTGCGGTGCGGCAATTTTGTATATTTCTACTGAGTTAGAAGAAGTGATGGCAATGAGCGATCGCATTGCCGTAATCTACAGAGGTGAGTTTTTGGCTATTTTGGATGCAGCCACGGCGAAGGTTGAAGAAATTGGTTTTTTGATGGCTGGTGGGGTTAATCAATGA
- a CDS encoding ABC transporter permease, producing the protein MIPTNRMKFLLPILSPLIAITSALIVGAILMLIAGANPITAYSILFQESISTYFGFGNTLTKMTPLLFASLGVLVALRAGQFNIGAEGQIYLGALGSTLIGLYVQGLPAVIHIPLALLAGFFFGAVWGWIPGYLKAMRGVNEVITTLLLNYIAVNLVSYLVQNPLMATGAPSPYSPLIAKTSRLPIILPQSLAHAGILFGLIAAGILWVLLVQSPLGYQITAVGFNPIAARYAHISVERTIMLVMAFSGGLAGLAGSCEVMGLKYRLFEQVSPGYGFDAIAIAFLSRGSVVGVVLTSLFFAALRSGANVMQRSAGVPVTVVYAIQGFMVLFIAISLAVEREIRVKRQRDAEV; encoded by the coding sequence ATGATCCCAACTAATCGGATGAAATTCCTCTTACCAATCCTATCACCCCTAATTGCAATCACCTCCGCCCTTATCGTCGGCGCTATCCTCATGCTAATTGCTGGGGCAAATCCCATCACCGCATACAGCATTTTATTTCAAGAATCTATCTCTACCTACTTTGGATTTGGTAACACCCTCACCAAAATGACACCGCTATTGTTCGCTAGTTTGGGCGTGTTAGTAGCATTGCGGGCTGGGCAATTTAATATCGGTGCAGAAGGACAAATTTATCTGGGTGCATTGGGAAGTACTTTAATCGGCTTATATGTGCAAGGATTACCTGCGGTGATTCATATCCCCTTAGCACTTTTGGCAGGATTTTTCTTTGGTGCAGTTTGGGGTTGGATTCCTGGTTATCTCAAAGCCATGCGCGGAGTGAATGAGGTAATTACTACATTATTGCTCAACTATATCGCGGTGAATTTAGTTAGCTACCTCGTACAAAACCCATTAATGGCCACAGGTGCGCCTAGTCCTTATTCGCCATTAATTGCTAAAACATCGCGTTTGCCGATTATCTTACCGCAAAGCCTTGCCCATGCTGGAATTTTATTCGGTTTAATTGCCGCAGGTATTTTATGGGTATTGTTAGTGCAATCGCCTCTAGGTTATCAAATTACAGCAGTGGGATTTAACCCGATTGCTGCCCGTTATGCCCATATATCTGTTGAACGTACCATTATGCTGGTGATGGCTTTTTCAGGTGGTTTAGCTGGGTTGGCTGGGAGTTGTGAGGTGATGGGGTTGAAATATCGGCTATTTGAACAAGTTTCACCAGGTTACGGATTTGATGCCATTGCGATCGCTTTTTTAAGTCGTGGTAGTGTTGTCGGTGTAGTCTTAACTTCTTTGTTTTTTGCAGCGCTTCGCAGTGGTGCAAATGTGATGCAGCGTAGTGCAGGTGTGCCGGTAACAGTAGTTTACGCGATTCAGGGGTTTATGGTGTTATTTATTGCTATCAGTCTCGCAGTCGAAAGAGAAATAAGAGTAAAAAGGCAGAGGGACGCGGAGGTTTAA
- a CDS encoding ABC transporter permease codes for MNNFNFFSDYLIATLRLAVPLAFAALGGLYSERAGVLNIALEGMLLTGAFTAAAATFYIGNPWLGILASLIAGGLVGLLHAVLCVTLRVDQLVSGLAINLVAAGLTSFLARLVFSGSSTQQLPGIGAITIPGLANIPLIGPLLFQSDFLVYLLFILVILTTYILFKTSFGLTLRAVGESPKAADTAGISVAFVRYIAVVISGCLASLGGAYLTLVQVRFFAEGMSAGKGFIAIAALIFGRWHPIGSALACLLFGATEALQLRIQALGANIPYQFLVMLPYAIALLALVGLAGKSTPPKALGTPYFGENHQPH; via the coding sequence ATGAATAATTTCAACTTCTTCTCCGATTACTTAATCGCTACCTTACGCCTAGCCGTCCCCCTAGCATTTGCAGCCCTTGGAGGATTGTACTCGGAACGAGCGGGCGTCTTAAATATCGCCTTAGAAGGAATGTTGCTTACAGGTGCTTTTACTGCTGCTGCTGCCACTTTCTACATAGGTAATCCCTGGCTTGGTATCCTCGCTTCCTTAATTGCAGGTGGATTAGTCGGACTACTCCATGCTGTTTTGTGTGTAACTTTGCGTGTCGATCAATTGGTATCTGGGCTAGCAATTAATCTCGTTGCAGCTGGATTAACATCGTTTTTAGCCCGGTTAGTGTTTAGTGGCAGTAGTACGCAGCAGTTACCTGGAATTGGGGCAATTACTATTCCTGGTTTAGCCAATATTCCTCTAATCGGGCCGCTACTATTTCAGTCAGATTTTTTAGTATACTTATTATTTATCTTAGTCATTTTAACTACATACATTTTATTTAAAACTAGCTTTGGATTGACATTGCGGGCAGTGGGAGAATCTCCGAAAGCTGCTGACACAGCAGGTATTTCTGTAGCATTTGTTCGTTATATCGCTGTGGTGATTAGTGGCTGTCTTGCGAGTTTAGGAGGTGCTTATTTAACTCTCGTACAAGTAAGATTTTTTGCCGAAGGGATGAGTGCTGGTAAAGGATTTATTGCGATCGCAGCATTAATTTTTGGCAGATGGCATCCTATAGGTAGTGCTTTAGCTTGTTTGCTATTTGGGGCTACAGAAGCTTTACAACTGCGAATTCAGGCATTAGGCGCAAATATCCCTTACCAATTTTTAGTCATGCTACCTTATGCGATCGCTTTATTGGCATTAGTGGGATTAGCAGGAAAATCTACACCTCCTAAAGCTTTAGGTACTCCCTACTTTGGAGAAAATCACCAGCCACACTAA
- a CDS encoding SDR family oxidoreductase, with amino-acid sequence MESTQDISSGYGALEGLSYDVPSYCLSKLALNGATIMLAQALYSKEIVVNSICPGWVKTDMGGSSAPRTPAEGADTAIWLATDAPRNINGKFLRDRKVISF; translated from the coding sequence ATGGAATCCACGCAAGACATTTCAAGCGGATATGGAGCATTAGAAGGCTTGTCTTACGATGTCCCAAGTTACTGCTTATCAAAGCTGGCATTAAATGGTGCAACAATTATGCTGGCACAAGCTTTATACTCTAAAGAAATTGTTGTCAATTCCATTTGTCCGGGCTGGGTTAAAACAGATATGGGTGGGTCATCAGCACCGCGCACGCCAGCAGAAGGAGCCGACACTGCTATTTGGCTCGCTACTGATGCTCCACGCAATATAAACGGTAAATTTTTGCGAGATCGTAAAGTAATTTCTTTTTAG
- a CDS encoding BMP family protein produces MTTSFSRREFILFGSAAFATSLVVEACSNKPTTPTATTTGGTEGFKIAIALPGMITDKGWNQSGYEGINLAKQKLGTETAYVEKVAQADQTEVLTDFARKGYNLIFAHGGQFDAAIEQVASQFPNTFFVGVNGNLKAENIASLRIDHLQASYLCGIIGASVTKSNKLSYIAGEKFPATEGELRGFELGAKSVKPNIQITSTFTGDWNDVAKAKEATLALISSGADVIYQWLDNASAAVLQTAGEKGVYAFGNTKDQLDVAPKAVLTSAVKRLDLAIAYIAELAKQKQIKGQIYTIGLERTDILFLGKFGGIIPEVVKQKVLNAKQDIVNKKIVFEDCKEAGKDTRCVKKATT; encoded by the coding sequence ATGACAACAAGCTTTAGTCGGCGTGAATTTATCTTGTTTGGTTCAGCAGCATTTGCTACTAGCTTAGTGGTGGAAGCTTGCAGTAATAAGCCGACGACACCAACAGCGACAACAACGGGTGGTACTGAAGGGTTTAAAATAGCGATCGCTCTCCCTGGAATGATTACTGACAAAGGCTGGAATCAATCTGGTTATGAAGGAATTAATCTAGCAAAACAAAAGCTAGGTACAGAAACCGCCTATGTAGAAAAAGTAGCACAAGCAGATCAAACAGAAGTATTAACAGATTTTGCTCGTAAAGGCTACAATCTCATCTTCGCACATGGCGGACAATTTGATGCTGCAATTGAACAAGTCGCCTCACAGTTCCCCAATACATTTTTTGTGGGTGTGAATGGTAATCTTAAGGCTGAGAATATTGCTTCTTTACGAATAGATCACCTACAAGCTAGTTATTTGTGTGGTATTATCGGCGCTTCTGTCACTAAATCTAATAAATTATCTTATATTGCTGGAGAGAAGTTCCCCGCTACCGAGGGAGAACTCCGGGGATTTGAATTAGGAGCAAAGTCTGTTAAACCAAATATCCAAATTACCTCTACTTTTACAGGTGATTGGAATGATGTTGCCAAAGCCAAGGAAGCGACGCTAGCATTAATTTCTTCTGGTGCTGATGTCATCTATCAATGGTTAGATAATGCCTCAGCCGCAGTCTTACAAACAGCAGGTGAAAAAGGAGTATATGCTTTTGGCAACACCAAGGATCAATTAGATGTTGCACCAAAAGCTGTTTTAACCAGCGCTGTAAAACGCTTAGATTTAGCCATCGCTTACATAGCAGAATTAGCTAAACAAAAACAAATCAAAGGACAAATATATACAATTGGGTTAGAAAGAACAGATATCTTATTTTTAGGAAAATTCGGAGGAATTATACCAGAAGTAGTAAAGCAAAAGGTATTGAATGCAAAGCAAGATATTGTTAATAAAAAAATCGTTTTTGAAGACTGTAAAGAGGCTGGTAAAGATACGCGCTGCGTAAAAAAAGCAACAACATAG